From the Sphingomonas phyllosphaerae 5.2 genome, one window contains:
- a CDS encoding chemotaxis protein CheW, whose translation MGDLRTQQLITFELGGQVLGVDVMAIREIRAWSAATPLPNSPAHICGVVNLRGIVLPVIDLRMLLGWGLTEPSPRHVIIVLELGHQMQGMIVDAVNDIVSIDRDAMQPPPDLGDYRNRRVIEGIVTVDERLVTVMALAFIEAEQFSMVEAA comes from the coding sequence ATGGGGGATCTTCGCACGCAGCAGCTCATCACTTTCGAGCTCGGTGGCCAGGTGCTCGGCGTCGACGTCATGGCGATCCGCGAGATCCGCGCCTGGTCGGCGGCGACGCCGCTCCCCAACTCCCCCGCGCATATCTGCGGGGTCGTCAACCTCCGCGGCATCGTGCTGCCGGTGATCGACCTGCGCATGCTGCTCGGCTGGGGGCTGACGGAACCCTCGCCGCGCCACGTCATCATCGTCCTCGAACTCGGTCACCAGATGCAGGGGATGATCGTGGATGCGGTCAACGACATCGTTTCCATCGACCGGGATGCCATGCAACCGCCACCCGATCTCGGTGACTATCGCAACCGCCGCGTGATCGAGGGCATCGTCACCGTCGACGAACGCCTCGTCACGGTCATGGCGCTCGCCTTCAT
- a CDS encoding methyl-accepting chemotaxis protein, which produces MKNLRISAKLMVSFGGVGLLLVGLIWFMMSQVGNMRDLTDLAVNDRMPKMAQAQHMLEAATKFRTVEGLHILLSDDAGMTAAEGQMRDYQQQVDADLATLEASVKMADAKVMLQKFHKTWQDYVGTNTTLRDYSRAQQDEAAIALMKGKSLQEFKAMSVTASELVDVEKRYAVSAGNDAVDAFGHIRTLAIVAVLAALTLLVTILMMLVRQIAKPVAAATEALGELAKGRMDVTVPDSDRSDEVGDLSKALVGLRDQLAAAERAKVEQTTLIVDSIGKGLSDLAGGDLVSRVNSDLTGPFAQLKNDFNEAASSLQSTVAKVAKAAAEINGGANEVRTASDDLSQRTEQQAASLEETAAAMDEITTNVRSTAERAGSANVAVRSARDEAEKSGAVVREAVAAMGGIERTSNEISEIISVIDGIAFQTNLLALNAGVEAARAGDAGRGFAVVASEVRALAQRSADAAKDVKTRITASGEQVSAGVQLVGQTGEALTRIITRISEIDALVSEIAAAAEQQATGLQQVNTAVSEMDGVTQQNAAMVEEATAAARSLASEAESLIEQISRFRTGEQRAAPASPVHDLRARAAAAGRKIAKSAPRSAGNTALAVSTEWSEF; this is translated from the coding sequence ATGAAGAACCTGCGCATATCCGCCAAGTTGATGGTATCGTTTGGCGGCGTCGGCCTGCTGTTGGTCGGCCTGATCTGGTTCATGATGAGCCAGGTCGGCAATATGCGCGACCTCACCGACCTCGCCGTCAACGATCGCATGCCCAAGATGGCGCAGGCGCAGCACATGCTGGAAGCGGCCACCAAATTCCGCACGGTAGAGGGGTTGCACATCCTTCTGTCCGACGACGCCGGCATGACCGCCGCCGAGGGCCAGATGCGCGATTACCAGCAGCAGGTTGATGCCGACCTCGCCACTCTCGAAGCAAGCGTCAAGATGGCGGACGCCAAGGTGATGCTTCAGAAGTTCCACAAGACCTGGCAGGATTATGTCGGCACCAACACCACGTTGCGCGATTACTCGCGCGCGCAGCAGGATGAGGCGGCGATTGCGCTGATGAAGGGCAAGTCGCTTCAGGAATTCAAGGCGATGTCCGTCACCGCCAGCGAGCTGGTCGACGTCGAGAAGCGTTACGCCGTATCCGCCGGCAACGACGCGGTCGATGCATTCGGCCATATCCGCACCCTCGCCATCGTTGCCGTGCTGGCGGCGCTCACGCTGCTCGTCACGATCCTGATGATGCTGGTTCGCCAGATCGCCAAGCCGGTCGCCGCCGCGACCGAGGCGCTGGGCGAGTTGGCGAAGGGCCGGATGGACGTCACCGTTCCGGACAGCGACCGTTCCGACGAGGTCGGCGATCTCAGCAAAGCGCTCGTCGGTCTGCGTGACCAGCTCGCCGCGGCCGAGCGCGCCAAGGTCGAGCAGACGACGCTGATCGTCGACAGCATCGGCAAGGGCCTTTCCGATCTGGCCGGCGGCGATCTCGTCTCGCGCGTGAACTCCGACCTCACCGGTCCGTTCGCCCAGCTCAAGAACGATTTCAACGAAGCCGCCTCGTCGCTGCAATCCACCGTCGCCAAGGTCGCGAAGGCCGCCGCCGAGATCAATGGCGGCGCCAACGAGGTCCGCACCGCGTCCGACGATCTGTCGCAGCGTACCGAGCAGCAGGCCGCCAGCCTCGAGGAAACGGCTGCGGCGATGGACGAGATCACCACCAACGTCCGTTCCACCGCCGAGCGTGCCGGCAGCGCCAACGTGGCGGTCCGCAGCGCACGCGACGAGGCGGAGAAGTCCGGCGCCGTCGTTCGCGAGGCGGTCGCGGCGATGGGCGGCATCGAGCGTACGTCGAACGAGATCAGCGAGATCATCTCGGTCATCGACGGCATCGCCTTCCAGACCAACCTGCTGGCGCTCAATGCCGGGGTCGAGGCGGCCCGCGCCGGCGACGCCGGGCGGGGCTTTGCGGTCGTCGCCTCCGAAGTCCGCGCGCTTGCCCAGCGCTCCGCCGACGCGGCCAAGGACGTCAAGACGCGCATCACCGCCAGTGGCGAGCAGGTGTCCGCCGGCGTGCAACTGGTCGGTCAGACGGGCGAGGCGCTGACGCGCATCATCACCCGCATCAGCGAGATCGACGCGCTGGTCTCGGAGATCGCGGCGGCCGCCGAACAGCAGGCGACCGGGCTCCAGCAGGTCAATACCGCCGTCAGCGAGATGGACGGCGTGACGCAGCAGAACGCCGCGATGGTCGAGGAAGCGACCGCCGCCGCCCGCAGCCTCGCCAGCGAGGCGGAAAGCCTGATCGAGCAGATCTCGCGTTTCCGCACCGGCGAACAGCGCGCGGCACCGGCATCTCCCGTGCACGACCTGCGAGCGCGCGCCGCGGCGGCCGGTCGGAAGATCGCCAAATCGGCGCCGCGGTCGGCCGGCAACACCGCGCTGGCGGTGTCCACCGAATGGTCCGAGTTCTGA
- a CDS encoding sensor histidine kinase, whose product MKGLLARWDVTPAEKAELPFAAQLLMVNVRRVEPACLLGILTKSAEMLGGFHATLRYVELPFACAFLLLTQIVRRRPPRWWSAVFVAAFVVGALLMTQFNVAALGAQGRLTSAYPLMLLSLVLLFVIPPRALLCGTAALFASYCAIVWRVDARGAEKFVAIENTALTSIIAVVAALLIHSNRRRDYEQQRVIRLQNDTLRDRNAELDSLMAITAHDLRSPLHGIRNLFDLAIRRAAHDPGLPLKVLDQTIASVDGMLALVTRLLDAHAAEHRVLEELAEQDVRAVVLGAAARIAPLARASGVRIDADLPPRALVALADAAALGQVLDNLLANAVRFSPAGATVTVAAWPEETRIALGVRDRGPGVPVPQRARLFMKFQRGEPSPPGAPPGAGMGLFIVATLAARMDAVIRHEQVPGGGALFVIALRCA is encoded by the coding sequence GTGAAGGGCCTGCTCGCGCGTTGGGACGTGACCCCTGCCGAAAAGGCCGAGCTTCCGTTCGCCGCGCAGCTGCTGATGGTCAATGTGCGCCGGGTCGAGCCCGCGTGCCTGCTCGGCATCCTGACCAAAAGCGCGGAGATGCTCGGCGGCTTCCACGCCACGTTGCGCTATGTCGAATTGCCGTTCGCCTGCGCCTTCCTGCTGCTCACGCAGATCGTGCGACGTCGCCCGCCGCGCTGGTGGTCGGCAGTGTTCGTGGCAGCGTTCGTGGTCGGGGCATTGCTGATGACGCAGTTCAATGTCGCCGCGCTCGGCGCGCAGGGGCGACTGACCAGCGCCTATCCGCTGATGCTGCTCTCGCTGGTGCTGTTGTTCGTGATCCCGCCGCGCGCCTTGCTGTGCGGCACGGCAGCGCTCTTCGCCAGTTACTGCGCGATCGTCTGGCGTGTCGACGCGCGCGGTGCCGAGAAATTCGTGGCGATCGAGAATACCGCGCTCACCTCGATCATCGCGGTCGTCGCCGCGCTGCTGATCCACTCCAATCGGCGCCGGGACTATGAACAGCAACGCGTGATCCGTCTGCAGAACGACACGCTGCGTGATCGCAATGCCGAGCTCGATTCGCTCATGGCGATCACCGCGCACGATCTGCGCAGCCCGCTGCACGGTATCCGCAACCTCTTCGATCTCGCGATCCGCCGCGCCGCCCACGATCCCGGCCTGCCGTTGAAGGTGCTCGATCAAACGATCGCCAGCGTCGACGGCATGCTCGCGCTCGTCACCCGGCTGCTCGATGCCCACGCGGCGGAGCACCGCGTGCTTGAAGAGCTGGCGGAGCAGGATGTGCGCGCCGTCGTGCTGGGTGCCGCCGCGCGCATCGCGCCGCTGGCGCGCGCTTCCGGGGTGCGGATCGACGCCGACCTTCCGCCGCGCGCACTCGTGGCGCTCGCCGACGCCGCCGCACTCGGGCAGGTGCTCGACAATCTGCTCGCCAACGCGGTTCGCTTCAGCCCGGCCGGCGCGACGGTGACCGTCGCCGCCTGGCCAGAGGAGACGCGCATCGCGCTCGGCGTCCGCGATCGCGGCCCGGGTGTGCCCGTGCCGCAGCGCGCCCGGCTGTTCATGAAGTTCCAGCGCGGGGAGCCGTCGCCGCCCGGAGCGCCGCCCGGGGCGGGCATGGGCCTGTTCATCGTCGCGACGCTCGCCGCACGCATGGATGCGGTGATCCGCCACGAACAGGTCCCCGGCGGCGGCGCGCTCTTCGTGATCGCCCTGCGCTGCGCATGA
- a CDS encoding response regulator transcription factor — protein MGLFRLLIVDDHPIVLTGLTLLFEGDARYAIVGAATSVATALALAEQVAPDVIITDLTLGDGNGIAMIEDLRTLLPDARIIVYSSSDELAWGPRAIRAGAHGYVAKAEPLETVAHALDRVVAGAVHVAEAVQQALLADVVHQRDRRSDIDGLSARELQVLRLIGSGATLQSLAQQLQISVKTVGTYRERLKIKLGLDSARMLERYAADHAIRPDLP, from the coding sequence GTGGGGTTGTTCCGATTGTTGATCGTCGACGACCATCCGATCGTGCTCACCGGGCTTACCTTGTTGTTCGAAGGCGACGCGCGCTACGCGATCGTCGGCGCGGCCACTTCGGTCGCCACCGCGCTGGCGCTCGCCGAGCAGGTCGCCCCCGATGTCATCATCACCGACCTCACGCTCGGCGACGGCAACGGCATCGCGATGATCGAGGACCTTCGCACCCTGCTGCCGGATGCGCGCATCATCGTCTATTCCAGCAGCGACGAACTGGCCTGGGGGCCGCGCGCGATCCGTGCCGGCGCGCACGGCTATGTCGCCAAGGCCGAGCCGCTGGAGACGGTGGCGCATGCGCTCGACCGTGTGGTCGCCGGGGCGGTGCATGTCGCGGAGGCGGTACAGCAGGCACTGCTCGCCGACGTGGTGCATCAGCGCGACCGCCGCAGCGACATCGACGGCCTGTCCGCACGCGAGTTGCAGGTGCTGCGCCTGATCGGAAGCGGCGCGACGCTCCAGTCGCTTGCGCAGCAATTGCAGATCAGCGTGAAGACCGTCGGCACCTATCGGGAGCGACTGAAGATCAAGCTCGGTCTCGACAGCGCGCGGATGCTGGAACGCTATGCCGCGGATCATGCCATCCGGCCCGACCTGCCGTGA
- a CDS encoding DsbA family protein — MDEADHPRRVRFDRRALLTLAGAGLAGWAGGRVLSRSVPIGRDVSASGAVAAILDDDGTPTSGPAAAGLRLAVFSDYRCPACRQAFPALEAALAADGDVRVLYKDWPIFGPPSERAAQVALASAAQGIYAQVHRRLMTAPGTFDQRMLQDAVRRAGGDWARLLVDLAAGRERIAAQLRRHAGEAQAIALPGTPGYLAGPLLVLGAIDTADFARLFARARAMTTAAKSTEAATGS; from the coding sequence ATGGACGAAGCGGATCATCCACGACGCGTGCGGTTCGACCGGCGGGCGTTGCTGACGCTGGCCGGCGCGGGGCTGGCGGGTTGGGCAGGCGGGCGCGTGCTGTCGCGTTCCGTGCCGATCGGGCGCGACGTGTCGGCATCGGGGGCGGTGGCGGCGATCCTGGACGATGACGGCACGCCGACGAGCGGGCCGGCGGCGGCCGGGCTGCGGCTGGCGGTGTTCAGCGACTACCGCTGTCCGGCATGTCGGCAGGCGTTCCCGGCATTGGAGGCGGCGCTGGCCGCGGACGGCGACGTGCGCGTGCTGTACAAGGACTGGCCGATCTTCGGCCCGCCGTCGGAGCGCGCGGCGCAGGTGGCGCTGGCGAGCGCCGCCCAAGGGATCTACGCGCAGGTGCATCGGCGCTTGATGACCGCGCCGGGGACGTTCGACCAGCGGATGCTGCAGGACGCGGTGCGCCGTGCAGGCGGCGATTGGGCACGGTTGCTCGTCGATCTGGCGGCGGGACGGGAGCGCATCGCGGCGCAATTGCGACGCCACGCCGGGGAGGCGCAGGCGATCGCGCTGCCGGGGACACCGGGCTATCTCGCCGGCCCGCTGCTGGTGCTGGGGGCAATCGACACGGCGGACTTCGCGCGGTTGTTTGCGCGGGCGCGGGCTATGACGACGGCGGCGAAGTCGACGGAGGCGGCGACGGGATCGTGA
- a CDS encoding cation diffusion facilitator family transporter → MSETKPKGWRDNIVLFGALAANLGIAVAKFVAAAISGSSSMLTEGVHSLVDSGNQVLLLYGQKRARRAPDHAHPFGYGRELYFWAFVVAILIFAIGAGVSIYEGYLHIVTPEPLADPLVNYIVLGVAALMEGASWTIAMREFDAKRGGLGWWQAIHESKDPAGFIVLFEDSAALIGLVVAAVGVWCSHYFEDPRLDGYASVVIGVILAAVAVVLARESKGLLIGERADAAVIDRARAIVAAHPQVTHVNHVRTIHTAPESVFVAISADFDDTLDMGRAETLIEKIEDALRAELPQLASIYIRPEKQSAAFTIPSPPPSTSPPSS, encoded by the coding sequence GTGAGCGAAACGAAACCCAAGGGCTGGCGCGACAATATCGTCCTGTTCGGCGCGCTGGCCGCCAACCTCGGCATCGCGGTCGCCAAGTTCGTCGCCGCCGCCATCTCCGGATCGTCGTCGATGCTGACGGAGGGCGTCCACTCACTGGTCGACAGCGGTAACCAGGTCCTGCTCCTTTACGGCCAGAAGCGTGCGCGCCGCGCCCCCGATCACGCGCATCCTTTCGGCTATGGCCGCGAGCTGTATTTCTGGGCGTTCGTGGTCGCGATCCTGATCTTCGCGATCGGCGCCGGCGTCTCGATCTACGAGGGCTATCTCCACATCGTCACGCCGGAGCCGCTTGCCGATCCGCTGGTGAACTACATCGTGCTCGGCGTCGCCGCGCTGATGGAGGGCGCGTCGTGGACGATCGCGATGCGCGAATTCGATGCCAAGCGCGGCGGGCTCGGCTGGTGGCAGGCGATCCACGAATCCAAGGATCCCGCCGGCTTCATCGTGCTGTTCGAGGATAGCGCCGCGTTGATCGGGCTGGTCGTCGCCGCGGTCGGCGTGTGGTGCAGCCACTATTTCGAGGATCCGCGGCTCGATGGCTACGCCTCGGTCGTCATCGGCGTGATCCTCGCTGCGGTCGCCGTGGTGCTGGCGCGCGAATCCAAGGGGCTGCTGATCGGCGAGCGCGCCGACGCGGCGGTGATCGACCGCGCGCGCGCGATCGTCGCCGCCCACCCGCAGGTTACGCACGTCAATCACGTCCGCACGATCCACACGGCGCCGGAATCGGTGTTCGTCGCGATCAGCGCGGACTTCGATGACACGCTCGACATGGGCCGCGCCGAAACGCTGATCGAGAAGATCGAGGATGCGTTGCGCGCCGAGCTTCCGCAACTCGCCTCGATCTACATTCGCCCGGAAAAGCAAAGCGCCGCGTTCACGATCCCGTCGCCGCCTCCGTCGACTTCGCCGCCGTCGTCATAG
- a CDS encoding formate/nitrite transporter family protein — MNDDRNRAADGNRATEEQQAEDREAEEHTAPAARVVHAAVAEQGKEELKRPVSSLFWSGIAGGIAIFASVWATGALHHYLPKAEWTPAVSALGYPLGFLIVVLGRWQLFTEQTMVAVLPVVRRPSRRGLAALARLWSTVLLANMIGAAAAAALAVFGGAQPAAILGGVVEASAKLLERTPIETLCQAIPAGFLIASVAWIRSAVDDSGFWIVFAITYAIALCGFAHVIAGAAEAFVLLWHGDAGFGWVLGGFLLPALIGNIIGGTGLFALLAHAQVRDEI, encoded by the coding sequence ATGAATGACGATCGTAATCGTGCCGCGGACGGGAACCGCGCTACCGAAGAGCAGCAGGCGGAGGATCGCGAGGCGGAGGAACATACCGCGCCGGCCGCGCGCGTCGTCCACGCCGCCGTCGCCGAGCAGGGCAAGGAAGAACTGAAGCGGCCGGTGTCGTCGCTCTTCTGGTCGGGGATCGCGGGCGGGATCGCGATCTTCGCATCGGTGTGGGCGACGGGGGCGCTGCATCATTATCTGCCAAAGGCGGAATGGACGCCCGCGGTGAGTGCGCTGGGTTATCCGCTCGGCTTCCTGATCGTGGTGCTGGGGAGGTGGCAGCTCTTTACCGAGCAGACGATGGTCGCAGTGCTGCCGGTGGTGCGCCGGCCCTCCCGGCGTGGGCTGGCGGCGCTGGCGCGGCTGTGGTCGACGGTGTTGCTGGCCAATATGATCGGCGCGGCGGCGGCGGCTGCGCTGGCGGTGTTCGGCGGCGCGCAGCCGGCGGCGATTCTCGGCGGGGTAGTGGAGGCGTCGGCCAAGCTGCTGGAGCGAACGCCGATCGAGACGCTGTGCCAGGCGATCCCGGCCGGCTTCCTGATCGCGTCGGTGGCGTGGATCCGGTCCGCGGTGGACGACAGCGGGTTCTGGATCGTGTTCGCGATCACCTATGCGATCGCATTGTGCGGGTTCGCGCACGTGATCGCGGGGGCGGCAGAGGCGTTCGTGCTGCTGTGGCACGGTGATGCCGGGTTCGGCTGGGTGCTTGGCGGGTTCCTGCTGCCGGCGCTGATCGGGAACATCATCGGCGGCACCGGGCTGTTCGCGCTGTTGGCGCATGCGCAGGTGCGGGACGAGATCTAG
- a CDS encoding leucyl aminopeptidase family protein has protein sequence MTDFTALLQPDRGQPARDIHVVHPDRFAEWLARQPARIRTAVAANKVTGRAGNRAILPGEAAEDWAMLLVCDEALESPWRIASLGEGLPEGTYRLADGGATGAAGLGWLLAQHRFTRYRKLEPATARVLLTPDVATIDETVRLAAATARVRDLVDTGASDLGPAELEAEADALAATHGATVTVTRGDALAIGYPMIHAVGQAAAKDRAPRLIELEWGDPAHPRVAVVGKGVCFDSGGLDIKPSAGMRLMKKDMGGAAHALALAGLVMQARLKVRLHLLIPAVENAIAGNAFRPGDVLATRKGLTVENTNTDAEGRLILGDALTKAVEGAPDLLIDFATLTGAARVALGPELPATFVQDEALAAELLAAGEAVRDPLWRLPLWNGYDDMLKSDIADIVNAPDGGFAGAITAALFLRRFVPAELPWAHLDTFAWRPAARPGRPKGGEAYGLRAAWAMLKGRFG, from the coding sequence ATGACCGACTTTACCGCTTTGCTCCAGCCCGATCGCGGCCAGCCCGCGCGCGACATCCACGTCGTCCACCCCGATCGCTTCGCCGAGTGGCTGGCACGGCAGCCCGCGCGTATTCGTACCGCCGTCGCTGCGAACAAAGTCACCGGGCGCGCCGGCAATCGCGCGATCCTGCCCGGCGAGGCGGCGGAGGACTGGGCGATGCTGCTGGTCTGCGACGAGGCGCTCGAGTCGCCGTGGCGGATCGCCTCGCTCGGGGAAGGATTGCCGGAAGGGACGTACCGGCTGGCGGATGGCGGCGCCACCGGCGCGGCGGGGCTCGGCTGGCTGCTCGCGCAGCACCGCTTCACGCGCTACCGCAAGCTCGAGCCCGCCACCGCGCGCGTGCTGCTCACGCCCGATGTCGCGACGATCGACGAGACGGTGCGCCTCGCCGCCGCCACCGCGCGCGTCCGCGATCTGGTCGACACCGGCGCCAGCGACCTCGGCCCGGCCGAGCTGGAGGCGGAGGCCGACGCGCTCGCCGCCACGCACGGTGCGACCGTCACCGTGACGCGCGGCGACGCGCTGGCGATCGGCTATCCGATGATCCACGCGGTCGGGCAGGCTGCGGCGAAGGACCGCGCACCGCGGCTGATCGAGCTGGAATGGGGCGACCCCGCGCACCCGCGCGTCGCCGTGGTCGGCAAGGGCGTGTGCTTCGATTCGGGCGGGCTGGATATCAAGCCGTCGGCGGGCATGCGGCTGATGAAAAAGGACATGGGCGGCGCTGCCCATGCGCTCGCGCTCGCCGGGCTGGTGATGCAGGCGCGGCTGAAGGTGCGGCTGCACCTGCTGATCCCCGCGGTCGAGAATGCCATCGCCGGCAACGCCTTCCGTCCCGGCGACGTGCTCGCGACGCGCAAGGGCCTGACGGTCGAGAACACCAACACCGATGCGGAAGGCCGGCTGATCCTCGGCGACGCGTTGACGAAGGCGGTCGAGGGCGCGCCCGACCTGCTGATCGACTTCGCGACGCTTACCGGTGCCGCGCGCGTCGCGCTGGGGCCGGAACTGCCGGCGACGTTCGTGCAGGACGAGGCGCTCGCCGCCGAATTGCTTGCTGCGGGCGAGGCCGTGCGCGATCCATTGTGGCGGCTGCCGCTGTGGAACGGGTACGACGACATGCTGAAGTCCGACATCGCGGACATCGTCAACGCACCCGACGGCGGCTTCGCTGGCGCGATCACCGCGGCGCTGTTCCTGCGCCGCTTCGTGCCTGCGGAGCTGCCGTGGGCGCATCTCGATACTTTCGCGTGGCGCCCCGCCGCACGACCGGGCCGGCCGAAGGGCGGCGAGGCATATGGCCTGCGCGCGGCATGGGCGATGCTCAAGGGTCGCTTCGGCTAG
- the trxB gene encoding thioredoxin-disulfide reductase, whose translation MTTHSTRMLILGSGPAGLSAAIYGARAGMAPIVVQGIQPGGQLTTTTDVENYPGFKEVIQGPWLMEQMQAQAEHVGTRLMWDTIVEVDLTARPFRLIGDGGDVYEGEVLVIATGAQAKWLGLDSEDAMKGKGVSACATCDGFFYRGKKVAVIGGGNTAVEEALYLTNHSDDVTLIHRRDSLRAERILQERLFAHPGVKVLWNKEVREFVDGGGNAGLVALSLEDTQTGEVSRIDVDGGFVAIGHHPATELFRGHLALDEDGYIAVETGSTRTSVPGVFACGDVMDKVYRQAVTAAGTGCMAALDAERFLAAAEFEAVKEAAE comes from the coding sequence ATGACGACACATTCGACTCGCATGCTGATCCTGGGTTCCGGGCCCGCCGGTCTGTCCGCCGCCATCTATGGCGCGCGCGCCGGGATGGCACCGATCGTGGTGCAGGGCATCCAGCCCGGCGGCCAGCTGACCACCACCACCGATGTCGAGAATTATCCCGGCTTCAAGGAAGTGATCCAGGGGCCGTGGCTGATGGAGCAGATGCAGGCGCAGGCCGAGCATGTCGGCACGCGGTTGATGTGGGACACGATCGTCGAGGTCGACCTGACCGCGCGGCCGTTCCGCCTGATCGGTGACGGCGGCGACGTGTACGAGGGCGAGGTGCTGGTGATCGCGACCGGCGCGCAGGCCAAGTGGCTGGGGCTGGACAGCGAGGATGCGATGAAGGGCAAGGGCGTCAGCGCCTGTGCGACGTGCGACGGCTTCTTCTATCGCGGCAAGAAGGTGGCGGTGATCGGCGGCGGCAACACCGCGGTCGAGGAAGCGCTGTACCTGACCAATCACAGCGACGACGTGACGCTGATCCACCGCCGCGATTCGCTGCGCGCCGAGCGGATCCTGCAGGAGCGGCTGTTCGCGCACCCTGGCGTGAAGGTGTTGTGGAACAAGGAAGTGCGCGAGTTCGTGGACGGCGGCGGCAATGCCGGGCTGGTCGCGCTGTCGCTGGAGGATACGCAGACCGGCGAGGTGTCGCGGATCGACGTCGACGGCGGGTTCGTCGCGATCGGGCATCATCCGGCGACCGAGCTGTTTCGCGGCCACCTGGCGCTCGATGAAGACGGCTATATCGCGGTTGAGACCGGCTCGACGCGCACCAGCGTGCCGGGCGTGTTCGCGTGCGGCGACGTGATGGACAAGGTATATCGCCAGGCGGTGACCGCGGCGGGGACCGGGTGCATGGCGGCGCTGGACGCCGAACGCTTCCTGGCGGCGGCGGAGTTCGAGGCGGTGAAGGAAGCCGCTGAATAG
- a CDS encoding acyl carrier protein — protein MIPEGRSEIEATVRAVLVDVLALSPDRAAAFHAGTPLFGALPELDSMAVAGVLTELEDRLGIVIEDDEVDGEMLETFGALVTFAAGKALV, from the coding sequence GTGATTCCCGAAGGCAGGAGCGAGATCGAGGCGACCGTACGCGCGGTGCTGGTCGACGTGCTGGCGCTCTCGCCGGACCGCGCCGCCGCCTTCCATGCCGGGACGCCGCTGTTCGGCGCATTGCCCGAACTCGATTCGATGGCCGTCGCGGGCGTGCTGACCGAGCTGGAAGACCGGCTCGGCATCGTCATCGAGGACGACGAGGTCGATGGCGAGATGCTGGAGACGTTCGGCGCATTGGTCACCTTCGCGGCGGGCAAGGCGCTGGTCTGA